A section of the Streptomyces sp. NBC_00178 genome encodes:
- a CDS encoding FAD-dependent oxidoreductase: MADVIVVGGGVSGLTTALLLAERGLRVRVWSREASSDTTSAVAGALWWPYRIEPEESIGRWSLDTLRVYEELSSSPGETGVRMVAGVHGGERLSALGAWARGLTGVAEVPQGLRVTLPLIDMPVHLRWLEERLASAGGVVERRTVGGFAEAAAEAPVVVNCAGLGARELVPDPGVHPVRGQLVVVENPGIDEWFTRADPVSSATTYFFPQPGGLVLGGTAETGDERAEPDPVTAGEIVARCARVRPEIAGARVIGHRVGLRPARDAGVRIEAEELPGGGLLVHNYGHGGAGVTVARGCAHAAARLVP; the protein is encoded by the coding sequence GTGGCGGACGTGATCGTGGTGGGCGGCGGGGTCAGCGGACTGACCACGGCGCTGCTGCTGGCGGAGCGGGGACTGCGGGTCCGGGTCTGGTCGCGGGAGGCGTCCTCGGATACCACTTCGGCGGTGGCGGGTGCCTTGTGGTGGCCGTACCGGATCGAACCCGAGGAATCGATCGGCAGGTGGTCGCTCGACACTCTGCGGGTGTACGAGGAGTTGTCGTCGTCCCCCGGGGAGACCGGCGTGCGGATGGTCGCCGGAGTGCACGGGGGCGAGCGGCTGTCGGCCCTGGGGGCGTGGGCCCGCGGGCTGACCGGGGTCGCCGAGGTGCCCCAGGGACTGCGGGTGACCCTCCCGCTGATCGACATGCCCGTCCATCTGCGCTGGCTGGAGGAGCGGCTGGCCTCGGCCGGGGGTGTGGTCGAACGGCGTACCGTGGGCGGCTTCGCCGAAGCCGCGGCGGAGGCACCCGTGGTGGTCAACTGCGCCGGGCTGGGCGCCCGGGAACTCGTCCCGGACCCCGGGGTGCACCCGGTGCGGGGCCAGCTGGTGGTGGTGGAGAACCCTGGCATCGACGAGTGGTTCACCCGGGCGGATCCGGTGTCGAGCGCGACGACCTACTTCTTCCCCCAGCCGGGCGGCCTGGTGCTGGGCGGGACCGCGGAGACCGGCGACGAACGCGCGGAACCCGACCCGGTCACGGCCGGGGAGATCGTGGCGCGCTGCGCGCGGGTGCGGCCGGAGATTGCCGGGGCACGTGTGATCGGCCACCGCGTGGGGTTGCGGCCGGCCCGGGACGCCGGGGTGCGGATCGAGGCGGAGGAACTGCCTGGCGGCGGGCTGCTGGTGCACAACTACGGTCACGGTGGTGCGGGCGTGACCGTCGCCCGGGGGTGCGCCCACGCCGCGGCCCGGCTGGTGCCCTGA
- a CDS encoding ABC-F family ATP-binding cassette domain-containing protein: MTATLVAKELAAGHGDRTLFAGLDLVVAPGDVIGLVGANGAGKSSLLRLLAGLDRPEEGELRLSPPSATVGHLPQEPERRAGESVREFLARRTGVADAQTAMDAATQALVDGTPGADDAYSETLERWLALGGADLDERAEEVAAELGLTVGLDLPMTALSGGQAARAGLASLLLSRYDVFLLDEPTNDLDLDGLERLERFVSGLRAGTVVVSHDREFLMRTVTKVLELDLAQQQINLYGGGYASYLEERERARTHAREEFEEYADKRSALEGRAQMQRGWMDKGVKNARRKATDNDKIGRKFRSEASEKQAAKAKQTQRMIERLDVVEEPRKEWELRMEIASAPRSGSVVATLRDAEVARGGFSFGPATLQIDWADRVAITGANGAGKSTLLAALLGRLPLDSGHATLGSGVVVGEVDQARKLFHGTESLLDAFCAAVPDTEPAEVRTLLAKFGLRAAHVLRPATTLSPGERTRAGLALLQGRGVNLLVLDEPTNHLDLPAIEQLESALESYTGTLLLVTHDRRMLEAVRTTRRVEVADGKVTEAA, translated from the coding sequence ATGACTGCCACTCTCGTCGCCAAGGAACTCGCCGCCGGGCACGGCGACCGCACACTCTTCGCCGGACTCGACCTCGTGGTCGCGCCCGGCGACGTGATCGGTCTCGTCGGAGCCAACGGCGCGGGCAAATCCTCGCTGCTCCGTCTGCTCGCCGGCCTCGACCGGCCGGAGGAGGGGGAGCTGCGGCTCTCGCCGCCCTCCGCCACCGTCGGCCACCTCCCGCAGGAGCCCGAACGCCGTGCGGGCGAGTCCGTGCGGGAGTTCCTGGCCCGCCGGACCGGGGTCGCCGACGCACAGACCGCCATGGACGCCGCGACACAGGCCCTGGTCGACGGAACACCCGGCGCCGACGACGCGTACTCCGAGACGCTGGAGCGCTGGCTCGCACTGGGTGGCGCGGACCTGGACGAACGCGCCGAGGAGGTGGCCGCCGAACTCGGGCTGACCGTCGGTCTCGACCTCCCCATGACGGCGCTCTCGGGCGGACAGGCGGCCCGCGCGGGCCTCGCCTCCCTGCTCCTCTCGCGCTACGACGTCTTCCTGCTCGACGAACCCACCAACGATCTGGACCTCGACGGTCTGGAACGCCTGGAGCGCTTCGTCTCCGGGCTCCGGGCCGGCACGGTCGTCGTCAGCCACGACCGCGAGTTCCTCATGCGCACCGTCACCAAGGTCCTGGAACTCGACCTCGCCCAGCAGCAGATCAATCTCTACGGCGGTGGTTACGCGTCCTACCTGGAGGAGCGCGAACGCGCCCGCACCCATGCCCGCGAGGAGTTCGAGGAGTACGCAGACAAGCGCTCCGCGCTCGAAGGCCGTGCACAGATGCAGCGGGGCTGGATGGACAAGGGCGTCAAGAACGCCCGCCGCAAGGCGACCGACAACGACAAGATCGGCCGCAAGTTCCGCAGCGAGGCCAGCGAGAAGCAGGCCGCGAAGGCCAAGCAGACCCAGCGCATGATCGAGCGACTCGACGTCGTCGAGGAGCCGCGCAAGGAGTGGGAGCTGCGGATGGAGATCGCCTCGGCTCCGCGCTCGGGCTCCGTGGTCGCCACCCTCCGCGACGCCGAGGTGGCCCGCGGCGGCTTCTCCTTCGGCCCGGCCACCCTGCAGATCGACTGGGCGGACCGGGTCGCCATCACCGGTGCCAACGGTGCCGGGAAGTCCACGCTGCTGGCGGCCCTCCTGGGGCGCCTCCCGCTGGACTCGGGCCACGCCACGCTCGGCTCGGGAGTCGTGGTGGGCGAGGTCGACCAGGCGCGCAAGCTGTTCCACGGCACGGAGAGCCTGCTGGACGCCTTCTGCGCGGCGGTCCCCGACACCGAGCCGGCCGAGGTGCGCACCCTGCTGGCGAAGTTCGGCCTGCGCGCCGCCCACGTGCTGCGCCCCGCCACCACGCTCTCGCCCGGCGAACGCACCCGCGCCGGCCTGGCCCTGCTGCAGGGCAGGGGGGTCAACCTGCTGGTCCTGGACGAGCCCACGAACCACCTGGACCTGCCGGCGATCGAGCAGCTGGAGTCGGCGCTGGAGTCGTACACGGGCACTCTGCTGCTGGTCACGCACGACCGGCGGATGCTGGAGGCCGTCCGCACGACCCGCCGTGTCGAGGTGGCCGACGGCAAGGTCACCGAGGCCGCCTGA